From the Candidatus Cloacimonas sp. genome, the window GTTTGAACTTTTGGCAAGCGAGGTAAGCTTAATTGGAATTGATATGAATAATGACGGAATGCGTGATTACTGGTGGGGCTATGATCAGGAAGTGGAATATACCGATAGAATGTTTAACAAGGGCTCCAGTGACGGCACTTATCCTCCTCCGGATGATATTAAACTGCGTTTGCAGGTTCCTCCTTCAGAAAGATGGCAGAAAGACCCGGAAATTGGCCATGAGGGCTGGATAATTATTCCCTGTAACTTTGATTTGATACTTTGCTATAATGATAGCAATTCTTCTATCACAGCCAATGGAATAGCCAGGTTTTATTTAAAGCCCGTAGAAAATGGCTGGAAAATTGCCATTTGGAGGGATGAATCCAATATATGAATGAAAAGGGACGCATTCTTGCCTTGGATTACGGAGAAAAAAACATTGGCTTTGCCCTAAGCGATCCCTGCCGTATTTTTGCCAAACCCTTGTTCGTAATAGCTAATGAGGGTTTTGATAAACTGGTAACCAAATTGCAAGAGATGATTGCCGAGCACCAGATTTCCTTGCTGATAGTTGGAATTCCTTATGCCATTGATGGTTCCGTTACGCCTAAAACCGAAGAATGCCAACAACTTCTAAATAACTTAAAAGCGATCTTAACCATCCCCGTGGAGGGTTTTGATGAACGCTATTCCACCTGGGAAGCCAATACGGAACTGAAAAAAATGGGATATAACTGGCAGCAGGCAAAAAGCCATATAGATGCTATGGCAGCAGCAATGTTTCTGAAAGAGTATTTAGCCAAGTGAAGATTAAGAAAACTATCCTCACCGGCTTGGCAATTCTGGCTGGATTACTTATCCTTTACCTTGCCTATATGGTTTTTGTTCCTTTGCATAGCGAAGAACGCATCGTAAGGATTAAACCGGGCGATAATGCAAGAATAATAGGCAATAAACTTTCTGAAGCGGGAATAATTCGCAGTAAAACAATATTTATATTGCTTACCAAATTTCGGAAGGCAGACAGGGATTTAAAACCCGGAAGTTACATTTTCGGAGGGAATACCTACCTTTGGCAAACGGTTAGCCGTTTAAGCAAAGGATATAGTGAAAACATTACTATAACCTTTCCGGAAGGGCTTTCTCTACATCAAACCCTGCAAAAAATTGATACCAGTGGCTTGGCAACTTATGAGGAACTTGCAAATTCTGCTACCAATCCCTCACTGGTAAAAAATATTACCGGCTTTGAAGCTATGACTTTGGAGGGCTTTCTCTATCCGGAGACCTACCGTTTTCCTATTGAAATTTCGGCAGATTCCCTTCTGGCAATTCCTGCAGCAGAGTTCTTTCGCCGATTAAGGAAAGAAGGTATTGACCCTGTAGCCATCCCGAATTTCTATGCTAAACTAATTCTTGCCTCCATCGTTGAAAAAGAAGCAGGCACAGAAAGCGAAAAAGATATTATTGCCGGACTTTTTATGAATAGAATGGCACGCGGTATGGCACTGCAGTCATGTGCTACGGTAAATTATCTGCTTGATCTCAAAGGTATTAAACGCAGCGTGTTAACTTATGCCGATACGCAAATTAATTCGCCTTATAATACTTATCTTCATCAGGGTTTGCCTCCTACGCCAATTTGCAATCCTTCAATTTCTACTATTAAAGCTGTGCTTAATCCAAAACCAAGTTCCTATCTCTATTTCTTTTCTGATCGGCAAGGGAAAAATGTCTTTTCCAGAACTTATGAAGAGCATTTGGCGAAACAAAGAAAGATGTTGTAGGGGGGAGAAGTCGAGAAGTCAAGAGGTCGAGAGGTCAAGGGGGCGAGAGGTCGAGAGGGCGAGAGGTCGAGAAGTCGAGAGGTCAAGAGGGCGAGAGGTCAAGAGGTCAAGGGGTCGAGAGGTTAGAAAATAAATAGAACCCAACTAATAGGCATTCTATATTGAAAACACATAAAAAAATGTGCATTTAACTTTATGCCATTCTTATGGATACCTCTCTTTTTAGCAAATACATTTCTGGCAATACACCAGAAATTACCTTGTGGACTTTGTTTAACTTCTTGTTGGCTGGTCATTTCTTTAATGACTCTTTAACGGTTCTTTAACAATACATTAACTTCGTTAAAGAATCGTTAAAGAAGGTTTATAGAACCATAAAGGATTCAACTTGGCAGGAATCCGCTTCAGCCAGAACAATATTTATGCATTCTCAAAATGAAAACTATATAACTGGACTACATAGTTCAACAGAATCTAATTATTATAGTTAATCTGTGTAATCCGTATAATCTGTGAGCTAAATTCTAATCTGTGTAATCCGTATAATCAGTGAGCTAAATTTTATCTGGGTAATCCGTGTAATCTTTGAGCTAAATTCTAATCTGTGTAATCCGTGNNNNNNNNNNNNNNNNNNNNNNNNNNNNNNNNNNNNNNNNNNNNNNNNNNNNNNNNNNNNNNNNNNNNNNNNNNNNNNNNNNNNNNNNNNNNNNNNNNNNTAATCTGTGAGCTAAATTCTAATCTGTGTAATCCGTGTAATCTGTGAGCTAAATTCTAATCTGTGTAATCCGTGTAATCTGTGAGCTAAATTTTTTTCTGCGAAATCTGCGAGAACCTAACCTGCTATCTGGTATATGCAATTGTGCAATTTAGAAGAAAAAGGAAGCCCTGAATTTCTTCGGGGCTTCCTAATTTATCACTTATTAACCAGCTAACCAGTTCACCTGTTAACCAATTAACCTGTTCACCTGTTAACCAATTAACCTGTTAACCAATTAACCTGTTAACCAGTTAACCTACTTTGCCAGCAGCATTTTGCGGGTTATTGTTTTACCGGCATTATTTACACGGTAGAAATAAATTCCGCTGGCTACTGTTTGGTGACTATCATCCGTGCCGTTCCAAACAACTTTCTGATAACCGGCATTCATATTTTCGTTTACCAGGTTACGAACCAGCTGTCCTTTCAGGTTATAAACCTTCACGCTGGTTGGTCCGCTAACAGGTATGCTGAAGCTGATAGTCGTTTCAGGATTGAAGGGATTAGGATAGTTATTCGCATCCAGAACGATAGGTGGAAGGGAAGGATCATTGATATCAACTCCACCTTCTACTATGGCATGGACAAGAATTTCACCTGTTTGGACAAGTTCCCAGGAACCACTCACATTTTTGTAGCTGTAACCATTGGAGCTGGTATCCAATCCTATTTGCGAGGCATTAGTTGTCTCCAGAATTGCAACATAGAATTGTTGATCGTTCATTTGCGGTGGATTAGGCAAAGTAATATAGTTCCAACCGGCAACTACTGAACTTGCGGGATACTGATATTGAGGCATAACTTGAGCTCCAGGCATTCCATCTGTTCCGTTGGCATCATAAACACGAACAACAATACCTGCTGTTCCTTGAGTGTGAACATATACTTTTACATAATTCAAATTAAACTGGCCGCCATGGCTGAATTTAACTGCCATAAGCTTGGTGGGTCCTACACTAAATCCTTCTTCCGCAGTTCCGTCATCGTGATTAAGCTCATAATGTGATGCTGGTAACACAAAAACATTCACTGTATTGGAAGCACCGGATTCGTTGGTACCATACATTGCGGTAGCATAGTAGCTATGAGGTCCGCCGGGAACATTGGTATCACTGTAAGTTAATGAAGTTCCTGCTACATCAGCAAGAAAAGCACCATCCCGATAAATCTTATAGGAGGAAACATTTCTGGTGGGAGGAAGTTCAGTATGGGAAACACCAAAACTGCCTTCAGCAAAGGAATTGTTCATTGGCAGTTCACCTAAAACATATTCTTTGCCATTAGCGTCAGCTACATACACTTGAATAGTCCAATTATAAGTAAGAGTAGCGCTTTCAGCCGTAAGAGTATGCCAATTATTGTTCATATAAATCATATTGCCGTAGCCCTCAACTTGAGGTCCGGCATCACAACCGGCAGGATAACCACCTGTAGCATTACAACGATAACCAACCATAATTGTGGTAGCTTCGGGAATAGTATAAGGTGTATTTAATACTACTTCATTCCAGGCATCAGCTGTAATAGTATTAACTGGTTGATCGTAAACCATAACTCCAGCAGCTCCTGTCCAAATGCGAACGGCATAAGTACAAAGAGTAGTGGGCTCTGAAGGAACGAATTTTATTTTGGTAATATTCATTCCCACATAAGGATAGATACTGTTTGTTTCGCCTAAAGCATCCCATTTGGCAGCTACGTTAAAATCAGCGACACCATTTGTTCCTATGGAATTTCCAGCTGGTTCACCACAATAATAAATCCAGCCCTCTTCACCACCGCCACCTCCACTGCCAGGTTCATCCCAGGTAAGAACAACAGTGCTTCCATTCACGGTAGCTGCTAAATTTTCGGGAGCAGCAATAAAGACATCATTGTAGATCTTGAAATCATCAATACGGATACCTGTTCCACTTGGAGTATCAGCATCGGATTGGAAAAACCAGCGGAAAATTGCCGTTTGACCATGATAATTGGTGATAAATCCATCCAGAGTATAGCTTTCAGTCATTGAAGCCCAAGAACTTGGAGCATCGCTATAAACATAGTTATTCCCATTAGGATCGTCATAAGGATTACTCATATAGTGCCAGGAAACACCATTATTTACAGAAAATTCCCAACCAAAATAATCACAATCGGGGAAGGCATCGGGGTCTGTAAAACTACCTGTTATCATAAAATCCACACGTATATCACCGCTTGCCGGTAATTCAATTGGAGGGCTTACAAGATAATCCAACATACTAACATTATAAGTTCCGGAAGCATTTTGGCAAATCATACAATTAGTTGGTGAAGGAGCTGTTGCATCTGTCCCCAAATGCCAAATGTCTCCACCAAGTGGAACCATAGAAGTCCAAGTCATTTGACCGTCATCCGTTCCGTTATTACTGTATCCACCAAAACTGATATCATCTACCATCATTCCAAACATTGCAGGTGCATCTCCTGTACTGTAAGCAGGGTCGGAAGCAAAAGCAAAACGGATTTTTACACTTTGACCTACATAAGAGCTGAGGTCAAAAGTGGCATTAGTCCATTCCCGCACTCCACCCCAACCGGGAATTCCTGTTCCTTCGCCATGCTCATAACCGAAAGAATAAGCAGATGAAAAATCATAAGCTGGATTGCCGGTTATGGGAGTCCAGGTGGTTCCGCCATTAGTGGAAATCCTTACATTGCAGGCATCCCAACCATCATAGGGAGGGTTGGCAGAAGGGGTTTCTACATTATGACGCAGTTTGAAAGTTAAAGTGGCATTAGCAGTAGTTAATGTTCTTGCCGGGGTATCCAAAACAAGATACTGATGGTTATAATAACCGCCAATATTTGTTCCCTGAGCTAAAGCCGGGTCACCCATCCACCAGACATTTCCCTGAGTTCCGCCAAAATTGTAAATATGCCAATTATTGGGAGAAAAAGAGCCGTCAGAATGAGTCCAGCCAGTAGCTCCGGATTCAAAATCTTCGCTATAAGCAACGATTTCATAGCGGCTGCCATTAGCAAAGATCGCAGTTACGATTGTAAGGGCTAAGATTATCAGCCAATACTTTTTCATTGATCCTCCTTATAGATCAAGTAATGTTTCTTTTTTTATTGTTGCAACGGAAGGTTGATGTCCTTGTTCCACCTGCCTGCGTTTTCGTTACCGCATAAATCGTAATAACAAAAAACCGTGGTTGCCAGGGGAACGACAGGAATGTCGTTCTTCCGTTCCCGGAAGGTTGACCTCCCGGTCAACCAAACCTGAAAGGTTGATGTCCTTGTTCCACCTGCCTGCGTTTTCGTTACCGCATAAATCGTAATAACGAAAAACCGTGGTTGCCAGGGGAACGACAAGGATGTCGTTCTTCCGTTAGCGGTAATTCGTAATAACGAAAAACCGTGGTTGCCAGGGGAACGACAGGAATGTCGTTCTTCCAAATAACACTCTATATACAGGAAATACAAAATCTCTTAACGCCAAATTCTATTTCCCTATAATAATAACATATTTCAAACCTGCAAATCTGTCAATCACTTTTTACATATTAAGTGTATTGCAGACGGTATAAGTCATAATATAAGCCGTGTTTATCCAAAAGTTCAAAATGCGAACCCTCTTCAACAATTTCTCCTTTGTGCAGCACTAAAATCCTGTCCACATTTTGGATAGTAGAAAGGCGATGGGCTATAATAATAGAAGTTCTATTCTCT encodes:
- the ruvX gene encoding Holliday junction resolvase RuvX, yielding MNEKGRILALDYGEKNIGFALSDPCRIFAKPLFVIANEGFDKLVTKLQEMIAEHQISLLIVGIPYAIDGSVTPKTEECQQLLNNLKAILTIPVEGFDERYSTWEANTELKKMGYNWQQAKSHIDAMAAAMFLKEYLAK
- the mltG gene encoding endolytic transglycosylase MltG; this translates as MKIKKTILTGLAILAGLLILYLAYMVFVPLHSEERIVRIKPGDNARIIGNKLSEAGIIRSKTIFILLTKFRKADRDLKPGSYIFGGNTYLWQTVSRLSKGYSENITITFPEGLSLHQTLQKIDTSGLATYEELANSATNPSLVKNITGFEAMTLEGFLYPETYRFPIEISADSLLAIPAAEFFRRLRKEGIDPVAIPNFYAKLILASIVEKEAGTESEKDIIAGLFMNRMARGMALQSCATVNYLLDLKGIKRSVLTYADTQINSPYNTYLHQGLPPTPICNPSISTIKAVLNPKPSSYLYFFSDRQGKNVFSRTYEEHLAKQRKML
- a CDS encoding T9SS type A sorting domain-containing protein, whose protein sequence is MKKYWLIILALTIVTAIFANGSRYEIVAYSEDFESGATGWTHSDGSFSPNNWHIYNFGGTQGNVWWMGDPALAQGTNIGGYYNHQYLVLDTPARTLTTANATLTFKLRHNVETPSANPPYDGWDACNVRISTNGGTTWTPITGNPAYDFSSAYSFGYEHGEGTGIPGWGGVREWTNATFDLSSYVGQSVKIRFAFASDPAYSTGDAPAMFGMMVDDISFGGYSNNGTDDGQMTWTSMVPLGGDIWHLGTDATAPSPTNCMICQNASGTYNVSMLDYLVSPPIELPASGDIRVDFMITGSFTDPDAFPDCDYFGWEFSVNNGVSWHYMSNPYDDPNGNNYVYSDAPSSWASMTESYTLDGFITNYHGQTAIFRWFFQSDADTPSGTGIRIDDFKIYNDVFIAAPENLAATVNGSTVVLTWDEPGSGGGGGEEGWIYYCGEPAGNSIGTNGVADFNVAAKWDALGETNSIYPYVGMNITKIKFVPSEPTTLCTYAVRIWTGAAGVMVYDQPVNTITADAWNEVVLNTPYTIPEATTIMVGYRCNATGGYPAGCDAGPQVEGYGNMIYMNNNWHTLTAESATLTYNWTIQVYVADANGKEYVLGELPMNNSFAEGSFGVSHTELPPTRNVSSYKIYRDGAFLADVAGTSLTYSDTNVPGGPHSYYATAMYGTNESGASNTVNVFVLPASHYELNHDDGTAEEGFSVGPTKLMAVKFSHGGQFNLNYVKVYVHTQGTAGIVVRVYDANGTDGMPGAQVMPQYQYPASSVVAGWNYITLPNPPQMNDQQFYVAILETTNASQIGLDTSSNGYSYKNVSGSWELVQTGEILVHAIVEGGVDINDPSLPPIVLDANNYPNPFNPETTISFSIPVSGPTSVKVYNLKGQLVRNLVNENMNAGYQKVVWNGTDDSHQTVASGIYFYRVNNAGKTITRKMLLAK